One Kribbella sp. NBC_00662 genomic region harbors:
- a CDS encoding BTAD domain-containing putative transcriptional regulator → MQIGLLGPFEVRTDDGGIADVPGARLRGLLIALALDPGRVVQKATLVDWIWGEQPPADAANALQRLVSRLRKVLPEGSVEGHTDGYRLQVDPDAVDAVRFERLVARARTDQDPQGVRLLREALELWRGPAMQDVGLTESGAFDAAVTRLDGLRLTAMEDRYDAEITLGHGAELVTDLTDLVAANPVRERLVAALMRALVASGRDTEALRVYERTRETLADELGVDPSPELSALHVALLRGELVRRDEKRNTNLREELTTYVGKDADVAAVRDLIAEHRLTTLIGPGGSGKTRLSAETARTLLGDLPDGAWMVELAAIGPDGDVAQATLSALALRDALLGDVPEADPTDRVIAAVRERAMLLILDNCEHVIESAAAFAHRVLGECPRLRILATSREPLGITGEALWPVAPLEVPSDGSEINTSPAVRLLQDRAGAVRADLTSDARTLATMARICRALDGMPLAIELAAARLRTMSLEQLANRLDDRFRLLTGGSRTALPRHRTLRAVIDWSWELLSDAERSVLRRLSVFSGGASLEAAEQVCAGGEVESWEVLDLLTALTEKSLVVTKDEGAPRYRMLGTIKEYAQQRLDEAGEADLTRRTHLAYFTELTETADPHLRRAEQLEWLATLEPEHDNIAAAMRGALAAQEADGAMRLGAAAGWYWWFAGHKVEGNEYLMAAPAVPGEVDDDIRAVVYAFVTNLMTSGRGRDQYNAEDWIRKAADVSRRVQNPHPAVKLSSALERLLEGPSAFVSAFEPLLADDDPWVRALARLQTGKMRIMLGDGDPEADALLEAGLAEFRAIGERWGISFALTELADRVAVRGDFAAACEYCEQAIAVATEVGATEDVVRTRSRQAQLYWLAGDLDASATAMAEAQRQAERVAWPEALVELALAKAELARWSGDNDEARRQLAVATTMLGHEAERASMRTVRHDVLGYLAEDLDESWEHRTAAVQAATETGHIPSIAQVLVGIADLALRTGQDEQAARLLAASAVVGGLPDLSNPDLTRIEQETRSRLGETKFTEATDEGRQADWSELVRVTLAS, encoded by the coding sequence GCTACCGGCTGCAGGTGGATCCCGATGCGGTCGACGCCGTACGGTTCGAGCGCCTGGTCGCCCGGGCGCGCACCGACCAGGATCCGCAGGGCGTCCGGCTGCTCCGTGAGGCGCTCGAGCTGTGGCGCGGTCCCGCGATGCAGGACGTCGGTCTCACCGAGAGCGGAGCGTTCGACGCGGCCGTGACCCGCCTCGACGGGCTCCGTCTGACCGCGATGGAGGATCGGTACGACGCCGAGATCACGCTCGGTCACGGCGCCGAACTCGTGACCGACCTGACCGACCTGGTGGCCGCGAACCCGGTCCGCGAACGCCTGGTCGCCGCCTTGATGCGCGCCCTCGTCGCCTCCGGCCGCGACACCGAGGCGCTGCGCGTGTACGAGCGCACCAGAGAAACGCTCGCCGACGAACTCGGCGTCGACCCGTCTCCGGAGCTGTCCGCACTCCACGTCGCCCTCCTCCGCGGCGAGCTCGTCCGACGGGACGAGAAGCGCAACACCAACCTGCGCGAGGAACTCACGACGTACGTCGGTAAGGACGCCGATGTCGCCGCCGTCCGCGACCTCATCGCCGAGCACCGCCTCACCACTCTGATCGGACCGGGCGGCTCGGGGAAGACCAGGCTGTCCGCGGAGACCGCGCGGACGCTGCTCGGCGACCTCCCCGACGGCGCCTGGATGGTCGAACTCGCGGCCATCGGTCCCGACGGCGACGTGGCCCAGGCGACGCTGTCCGCGCTCGCGCTCCGGGACGCGCTGCTGGGCGACGTACCCGAGGCAGATCCCACTGACCGCGTCATCGCCGCGGTCCGCGAGCGGGCGATGCTGCTGATCCTCGACAACTGCGAGCACGTGATCGAGTCCGCGGCCGCGTTCGCCCACCGGGTGCTCGGCGAGTGCCCCCGGCTGAGGATCCTCGCGACGAGCCGGGAGCCGCTCGGCATCACCGGCGAGGCGCTGTGGCCGGTCGCACCGCTCGAGGTCCCCTCCGACGGCAGCGAGATCAACACCTCGCCGGCCGTTCGTCTGCTGCAGGACCGCGCCGGGGCAGTGCGCGCAGACCTCACCTCGGACGCGCGGACGCTGGCCACGATGGCCCGTATTTGCAGGGCATTGGACGGTATGCCGCTCGCCATCGAGCTCGCCGCGGCCCGCTTGCGCACCATGTCCTTGGAGCAACTCGCCAACCGCCTCGACGACCGCTTCCGTTTGCTGACCGGAGGCAGCCGTACGGCGCTCCCCCGGCATCGCACGCTGCGCGCGGTGATCGACTGGAGCTGGGAGCTGCTGTCCGACGCCGAGCGATCGGTACTGCGCAGGCTCTCGGTGTTCTCGGGCGGCGCCAGCCTGGAGGCAGCCGAGCAGGTGTGCGCCGGCGGCGAGGTCGAGTCGTGGGAGGTCCTCGATCTGCTGACCGCTCTGACCGAGAAGTCGCTCGTGGTCACGAAGGACGAGGGCGCTCCGCGCTACCGGATGCTCGGCACGATCAAGGAGTACGCCCAGCAACGCCTCGACGAAGCGGGCGAGGCGGATCTGACCCGGCGTACCCATCTCGCGTACTTCACCGAGCTCACCGAGACCGCGGACCCGCATCTGCGCCGAGCAGAACAGCTGGAATGGCTCGCCACTCTCGAGCCGGAGCACGACAACATCGCCGCGGCGATGCGGGGTGCGCTCGCGGCTCAGGAGGCCGACGGTGCGATGCGACTGGGCGCGGCGGCCGGCTGGTACTGGTGGTTCGCCGGGCACAAGGTCGAGGGCAACGAGTACCTGATGGCCGCTCCCGCCGTACCAGGTGAGGTTGACGACGACATCCGGGCGGTGGTGTACGCCTTCGTCACGAACCTGATGACGTCAGGTCGAGGGCGCGACCAGTACAACGCGGAGGACTGGATCCGCAAGGCTGCCGACGTCAGCCGCCGGGTCCAGAATCCGCACCCGGCCGTGAAGCTGTCCTCCGCCCTGGAGCGGTTGCTGGAGGGACCGAGCGCGTTCGTGTCGGCGTTCGAACCGTTGCTCGCCGATGACGATCCCTGGGTACGGGCGCTGGCCCGCCTGCAGACCGGCAAGATGCGGATCATGCTCGGCGACGGCGATCCGGAGGCGGACGCCCTGCTCGAGGCCGGACTGGCCGAGTTCCGCGCGATCGGCGAGCGGTGGGGTATCTCGTTCGCGCTGACCGAGCTGGCCGACCGGGTCGCCGTGCGCGGTGACTTCGCGGCCGCGTGCGAGTACTGCGAGCAGGCGATCGCGGTCGCCACGGAGGTCGGCGCCACGGAGGACGTCGTACGGACGAGGTCGCGGCAGGCGCAGCTGTACTGGCTGGCCGGTGATCTGGATGCGAGCGCGACCGCGATGGCTGAAGCGCAACGGCAGGCCGAACGGGTCGCCTGGCCGGAGGCCCTGGTGGAGCTCGCGCTCGCGAAGGCGGAGCTCGCGCGCTGGAGTGGGGACAACGACGAGGCGCGACGGCAACTTGCGGTGGCGACGACGATGCTGGGACACGAGGCCGAGCGGGCCAGTATGCGGACGGTCCGGCACGACGTACTCGGCTATCTGGCCGAGGATCTCGACGAGTCCTGGGAGCACCGCACCGCCGCGGTCCAGGCGGCGACCGAGACCGGGCACATCCCGAGCATCGCGCAGGTGCTCGTCGGGATCGCCGATCTGGCACTGCGGACCGGTCAGGACGAGCAGGCCGCCCGGCTCCTCGCGGCGAGCGCCGTCGTCGGTGGCCTACCGGATCTGTCCAACCCAGACCTGACCCGGATCGAGCAGGAGACGCGCAGTCGCCTCGGCGAAACGAAGTTCACCGAGGCGACTGACGAGGGGCGACAGGCGGACTGGTCCGAGTTGGTGCGGGTCACGCTCGCTTCTTGA